The proteins below come from a single Denticeps clupeoides chromosome 15, fDenClu1.1, whole genome shotgun sequence genomic window:
- the gpr19 gene encoding putative G-protein coupled receptor 19 isoform X1, giving the protein MVYALSIDSTKPTLHTRLLFPMYPNNTARENSTLLPGPETPPICDWDDTATPSTLQPNISVPSYDLTPAEVTVLGLVFGVLWLISVLGNALVCLVIHRSRRTQSTTNYFVVAMACADLLLSLGCAPFVLLQVTSGRWPLSAAACKTVRYIQHLCPGVQVYVLLSICVDRFYTIVYPLSFKVSREKAKRMILASWVFDALFVSPCLFFYGSSSAGVHCDFFLPDSWDGIAFGVAHLLLGFLAPVLLIVSFYQRVVRYIWRISTDGRTVRRTMNIVPRTKVKTIKMFLMLNSVFLLTWTPFYVVQLWHPTERDGPGREGVLLFVIIAWLSFGSTASKPTLYSVYNANFRRGMRETFCMSSMKCYRSNAYTITASSRMAKKNYIGVVDLPVPAKTLNKDSIYETFDREAKEKKLAWPISANPPNTFV; this is encoded by the coding sequence ATGGTGTACGCCCTATCGATAGACAGCACCAAACCAACCCTCCACACCCGCCTTTTGTTCCCAATGTACCCCAATAACACAGCAAGGGAAAATTCCACACTTCTGCCAGGACCAGAGACTCCACCCATCTGCGACTGGGATGACACGGCCACCCCTTCCACCTTACAGCCAAACATCTCCGTCCCTTCCTACGACCTGACACCAGCTGAAGTGACTGTCCTCGGACTTGTGTTTGGGGTGCTCTGGCTCATTTCGGTACTTGGCAATGCTCTGGTGTGCCTGGTCATCCACAGGAGCCGTAGAACTCAGTCCACCACGAACTACTTTGTGGTGGCCATGGCCTGCGCCGACCTGCTGCTGAGTTTAGGATGCGCCCCATTCGTTCTTCTGCAGGTGACCTCCGGACGTTGGCCGCTAAGTGCGGCCGCCTGCAAGACTGTCCGCTACATCCAGCACCTCTGCCCTGGTGTGCAAGTGTACGTGCTCCTCTCCATTTGCGTGGACCGTTTCTACACCATAGTTTACCCGCTGAGCTTCAAGGTGTCCCGAGAGAAGGCCAAGCGGATGATACTGGCATCTTGGGTCTTTGACGCACTCTTCGTCTCCCcgtgtctctttttttatggttCTTCATCGGCTGGGGTTCACTGCGACTTCTTCCTGCCAGATAGCTGGGATGGTATCGCCTTTGGGGTTGCTCACCTGCTTCTTGGGTTTTTAGCACCAGTGCTTCTCATTGTGTCATTTTACCAGCGGGTGGTACGATACATCTGGAGGATCAGCACCGATGGGCGAACGGTGCGCCGCACCATGAACATCGTGCCCAGGACTAAGGTTAAAACCATCAAGATGTTCCTGATGCTCAACTCTGTGTTCCTGCTAACCTGGACCCCATTTTATGTTGTTCAGCTGTGGCACCCAACTGAGAGAGATGGTCCTGGCCGGGAGGGGGTGTTGCTGTTTGTCATCATTGCCTGGCTCTCCTTCGGCTCGACAGCTTCAAAACCAACCCTGTACTCGGTGTACAATGCCAACTTCAGGCGAGGCATGAGAGAGACCTTCTGCATGTCGTCGATGAAGTGTTACCGGAGCAACGCCTACACCATCACGGCCAGCTCGCGGATGGCCAAGAAGAACTACATTGGAGTCGTGGACCTACCTGTGCCGGCCAAGACGCTTAACAAAGACTCCATTTATGAAACCTTTGATCGAGAGGCAAAGGAAAAGAAACTGGCCTGGCCAATAAGTGCCAACCCACCCAATACATTTGTTTGA
- the gpr19 gene encoding putative G-protein coupled receptor 19 isoform X2, which yields MVYALSIDSTKPTLHTRLLFPMYPNNTARENSTLLPGPETPPICDWDDTATPSTLQPNISVPSYDLTPAEVTVLGLVFGVLWLISVLGNALVCLVIHRSRRTQSTTNYFVVAMACADLLLSLGCAPFVLLQVTSGRWPLSAAACKTVRYIQHLCPGVQVYVLLSICVDRFYTIVYPLSFKVSREKAKRMILASWVFDALFVSPCLFFYGSSSAGVHCDFFLPDSWDGIAFGVAHLLLGFLAPVLLIVSFYQRVVRYIWRISTDGRTVRRTMNIVPRTKLWHPTERDGPGREGVLLFVIIAWLSFGSTASKPTLYSVYNANFRRGMRETFCMSSMKCYRSNAYTITASSRMAKKNYIGVVDLPVPAKTLNKDSIYETFDREAKEKKLAWPISANPPNTFV from the exons ATGGTGTACGCCCTATCGATAGACAGCACCAAACCAACCCTCCACACCCGCCTTTTGTTCCCAATGTACCCCAATAACACAGCAAGGGAAAATTCCACACTTCTGCCAGGACCAGAGACTCCACCCATCTGCGACTGGGATGACACGGCCACCCCTTCCACCTTACAGCCAAACATCTCCGTCCCTTCCTACGACCTGACACCAGCTGAAGTGACTGTCCTCGGACTTGTGTTTGGGGTGCTCTGGCTCATTTCGGTACTTGGCAATGCTCTGGTGTGCCTGGTCATCCACAGGAGCCGTAGAACTCAGTCCACCACGAACTACTTTGTGGTGGCCATGGCCTGCGCCGACCTGCTGCTGAGTTTAGGATGCGCCCCATTCGTTCTTCTGCAGGTGACCTCCGGACGTTGGCCGCTAAGTGCGGCCGCCTGCAAGACTGTCCGCTACATCCAGCACCTCTGCCCTGGTGTGCAAGTGTACGTGCTCCTCTCCATTTGCGTGGACCGTTTCTACACCATAGTTTACCCGCTGAGCTTCAAGGTGTCCCGAGAGAAGGCCAAGCGGATGATACTGGCATCTTGGGTCTTTGACGCACTCTTCGTCTCCCcgtgtctctttttttatggttCTTCATCGGCTGGGGTTCACTGCGACTTCTTCCTGCCAGATAGCTGGGATGGTATCGCCTTTGGGGTTGCTCACCTGCTTCTTGGGTTTTTAGCACCAGTGCTTCTCATTGTGTCATTTTACCAGCGGGTGGTACGATACATCTGGAGGATCAGCACCGATGGGCGAACGGTGCGCCGCACCATGAACATCGTGCCCAGGACTAAG CTGTGGCACCCAACTGAGAGAGATGGTCCTGGCCGGGAGGGGGTGTTGCTGTTTGTCATCATTGCCTGGCTCTCCTTCGGCTCGACAGCTTCAAAACCAACCCTGTACTCGGTGTACAATGCCAACTTCAGGCGAGGCATGAGAGAGACCTTCTGCATGTCGTCGATGAAGTGTTACCGGAGCAACGCCTACACCATCACGGCCAGCTCGCGGATGGCCAAGAAGAACTACATTGGAGTCGTGGACCTACCTGTGCCGGCCAAGACGCTTAACAAAGACTCCATTTATGAAACCTTTGATCGAGAGGCAAAGGAAAAGAAACTGGCCTGGCCAATAAGTGCCAACCCACCCAATACATTTGTTTGA
- the tbk1 gene encoding serine/threonine-protein kinase TBK1 produces MQSTANYLWLMSDLLGQGATANVYRGRHKKTGDLYAVKVFNNLSFLRPLDVQMREFEVLKKLNHKNIVKLFAVEEESGSRHKVLVMEYCPCGSLYTVLEESSNAYGLPEDEFLIVLQDVVAGMNHLREYGIVHRDIKPGNIMRVIGEDGRSVYKLTDFGAARELEDDEQFVSLYGTEEYLHPDMYERAVLRKDHQKKYGATVDLWSIGVTFYHAATGSLPFRPYEGPRRNKEVMYKIITEKPLGAISGHQKSENGKIEWSTEMPISCSLSKGLQSLLTPVLANILEADQEKCWGFDQFFAETSDILHRIVVYIFSLQQATLHHVYIHKYNTATLFQELLFRRTNISPPNQELMYEGRRLILDPNRQAQTFPRTSRENPIMLVSRESVSTVGLIFEDPSPPKVQPRYDLDLDASYAKTFAGDVGHLWKTSESLLLYQDLVRKGVRGIIELIKEDFNETAHKKAEVFHMCNYCSQTLEKAEQLCEVLMQTNMLTSEYDEISDMRKKVMRLMNSLGSMDQTMQDIKNKFISGGMLTDAWTQQVGTHHEDRNVEKIKVLLDAITAIYQQFKKDKAERRLPYNEEQIHKFDKQKLVLHASKARALFTDECAMKYRLFISKSEEWMRKVHLVRKQLFSLSSQFVNMDQEVTMVMQRVNKLQEQLPQKIMPLTSGGIKPQAYLSQSTLVEMTLGMKKLKEEMEGVVKELAENNHFLERFGTLTLDGGLRNVDRI; encoded by the exons ATGCAGAGCACAGCGAACTACCTGTGGCTCATGTCGGACCTGCTCGGACAGGGCGCCACGGCCAACGTGTACCGCGGAAGGCATAAG AAAACCGGCGACCTCTATGCTGTCAAAGTCTTCAACAACCTCAGCTTCCTGCGTCCCCTGGATGTGCAAATGAGGGAGTTTGAGGTGCTGAAGAAGCTGAACCACAAGAACATAGTTAAGCTGTTtgctgtggaggaggag tcaggcTCACGTCATAAGGTCCTGGTGATGGAGTACTGCCCATGTGGCAGCCTCTACACTGTGCTGGAGGAGTCCTCCAATGCCTATGGCCTTCCAGAAGATGAGTTTCTCATTGTTCTCCAGGATGTTG TGGCGGGAATGAACCACTTGCGGGAATACGGCATCGTCCACCGCGACATAAAGCCCGGGAACATCATGCGTGTTATCGGAGAGGACGGCCGCTCCGTCTACAAGCTGACAGATTTCGGAGCGGCCAGGGAGCTGGAGGACGATGAGCAGTTTGTGTCCCTCTATGGCACAGAGGAGTATTTG cACCCAGATATGTATGAGAGAGCAGTGCTCAGGAAGGACCATCAGAAGAAATACGGAGCAACAGTGGATCTGTGGAGCATTGGCGTCACTTTCTACCACGCAGCCACCGGCAGCCTGCCATTCAGGCCCTATGAAGGCCCTCGGAGGAACAAGGAAGTCAT GTATAAAATCATTACAGAGAAGCCATTAGGCGCCATCTCTGGACACCAGAAGTCTGAAAATGGAAAGATTGAGTGGAGCACAGAGATGCCCATTTCCTGCAGCCTTTCAAA GGGACTGCAGAGCCTGTTGACCCCAGTGCTGGCCAACATCCTAGAGGCTGACCAGGAGAAATGCTGGGGATTTGACCAGTTCTTTGCGGAGACCAGTGACATTTTGCACCGCATTGTGGTCTACATCTTCAGTTTACAGCAGGCCACCCTGCATCATGtctatatacacaaatacaacac AGCCACACTTTTCCAGGAACTCCTCTTCCGACGGACCAACATCAGCCCACCCAACCAAGAGCTAATGTATGAAGGGAGACGCCTCATCCTTGACCCCAATCGACAGGCTCAGACCTTCCCACGTACCTCAAGAGAGAACCCGATCATGCTGGTCAGCCGGGAGTCAGTCAGCACCGTTGGCCTCATCTTTGAAGACC CAAGCCCTCCCAAAGTCCAACCTCGGTACGACCTTGATCTAGATGCCAGCTACGCTAAG acatttgCAGGAGATGTTGGCCATTTATGGAAAACTTCAGAATCCCTTCTCTTATACCAGGACCTGGTCAGAAAAGGAGTTCGGGGCATTAT CGAACTCATAAAGGAGGATTTTAATGAGACGGCCCACAAAAAGGCTGAAGTGTTCCACATGTGCAACTACTGCAGCCAGACGCTGGAGAAAGCGGAGCAGCT CTGTGAGGTACTGATGCAGACGAACATGCTAACATCAGAGTATGACGAGATCTCAGAtatgagaaagaaagtaatGCGG CTCATGAATTCTCTAGGCTCAATGGATCAGACGATGCAGGACATTAAAAACAAGTTCATATCAGGGGGCATGTTGACAGATGCGTGGACACAGCAAGTGGGAACACACCATGAAGACAGGAA TGTGGAGAAGATCAAAGTGCTGCTGGATGCCATTACTGCCATCTACCAGCAGTTTAAGAAAGACAAGGCAGAGCGAC GACTACCTTACAATGAAGAGCAGATCCACAAATTTGACAA ACAGAAGTTGGTGCTGCACGCCTCTAAAGCGCGTGCCTTGTTTACAGATGAGTGTGCCATGAAGTATCGTCTGTTCATCTCCAAGAGTGAGGAGTGGATGAG GAAGGTGCACCTTGTGAGGAAACAGCTCTTTTCCCTCAGCAGCCAGTTTGTCAACATGGATCAGGAAGTGACCATGGTCATGCAACGTGTCAACAAG cttcaGGAACAGTTACCACAAAAGATCATGCCTTTGACCTCTGGTGGGATCAAGCCACAAGCATACCTCAGTCAGAGCACATTAGTAGAGATGACTCTCGG GATGAAGAAATTGAAGGAGGAGATGGAAGGAGTGGTGAAGGAGTTGGCAGAGAACAACCACTTTCTGGAGAG ATTTGGCACGTTGACACTGGATGGAGGATTGCGAAACGTAGACCGGATCTGA